One window of the Rhipicephalus sanguineus isolate Rsan-2018 chromosome 4, BIME_Rsan_1.4, whole genome shotgun sequence genome contains the following:
- the LOC119389867 gene encoding uncharacterized protein LOC119389867: MSDSSSDENDERLREAAVTVNDIFAKKQGQKSVQESNDACGDTGTTITDLSTECRQFLAKSLSNTLDKKIKIVDKHLEVQDNDDSTGIKLFTDSTVQLVEIEEPEVQRPRKKHKKSKVKITDDMLASIAVTPEWVLQQSGIQSTNK; encoded by the exons ATGTCGGACAGCAGCTCTGATGAGAACGATGAACGACTGCGAGAAGCGGCGGTTACTGTCAACGATATTTTTGCGAAAAAGCAGGGACAGAAGTC CGTGCAAGAAAGTAACGACGCATGCGGGGATACCGGCACAACAATAACAGATTTGTCGACGGAATGCAGACAGTTTCTCGCCAAGAGCTTGTCAAATACCTTGGACAA GAAAATCAAAATAGTTGATAAGCATCTTGAAGTACAAGACAATGACGACAGTACAG GTATTAAACTCTTTACTGACTCTACCGTGCAATTGGTCGAGATCGAAGAACCCGAAGTGCAGCGACCTCGCAAGAAGCACAAGAAGTCGAAAGTAAA GATCACCGACGACATGCTCGCATCGATTGCCGTGACACCCGAATGGGTGCTACAACAGTCTGGCATCCAGAGTACAAACAAATAG